The proteins below are encoded in one region of Scatophagus argus isolate fScaArg1 chromosome 24, fScaArg1.pri, whole genome shotgun sequence:
- the LOC124055378 gene encoding protein downstream neighbor of son homolog, producing MGVRDNGGYNDDEDGSFSWLKEMGVQDKIKKPDSITIQLRKEGHAVSLDHKPESVVCVEGSHTFTLINFLINCKSLVAAAGSQAGLPPTLLAPVAFRGAAMHTLKARSVNVKSQVGSTYQNISSLEITGPILPSSLHTITTLLRSAQKGNFSATLYTHTPTAVMNTRTTKEQVDVGAVDLSGCGLHPASIQQFQQPSSLGKTALTHINMNNYSYTWKN from the exons ATGGGAGTCCGGGACAATGGTGGATACAACGACGATGAGGACGGCAGCTTCTCCTGGCTGAAGGAGATGGGAGTCCAGGACAAAATCAAGAAGCCAGACAGCATCACCATCCAACT TCGTAAGGAGGGCCACGCCGTGTCTCTGGACCACAAGCCAGAGTCTGTGGTGTGCGTGGAGGGATCACACACCTTCACCCTCATCAACTTCCTCATCAACTGTAAGAGTCTGGTGGCTGCAGCGGGTTCCCAGGCCGGGCTGCCCCCAACCCTGCTGGCTCCAGTGGCTTTCAGAGGAGCTGCAATGCACACACTGAAG gcccgcagtgtgaatgtgaagagtCAGGTTGGTTCAACATACCAGAACATCAGCAGTCTGGAGATAACAG gacccatcctcccctcctccctccacaccATCACAACCCTCCTCCGGTCCGCACAGAAAGGAAACTTCTCGGCTactctttacacacacacacctactgcCGTCATGAACACACGCACCACCAAGGAGCAG gttgaTGTTGGTGCGGTGGACTTGTCTGGTTGTGGTCTGCATCCTGCTTCAATCCAGCAGTTTCAGCAGCCCTCCAGCCTGGGCAAGACTGCCCTGACTCACATCAACATGAACAACTACAGCTACACCTGGAAGAACTGA